Within the Streptomyces sp. NBC_00554 genome, the region CCGTACGGTCGCGTCCTCGGACGCCGCGGTCGTCGCGGTGCTGGCGGCGCTCGGCGTCGACGCGAGCACGCCGGAGGCCATCGGCGCCGCCCTCGCGTCCCGGGAGGCCGAGACGCGGGACAGGCTGCTGCCACCGACGGTGGTGTGCTGGGGCGGCCGGCTGCCCGGGGAACTGGCCGGACTGCCCGACGGCACCCGCGTCCGCATCGACACCGAACAGGGCGAGACCCGCGCATCCGCCGAGCAACTCCCGCCCGGCGTCCACGCGTTGCACGTCGCCGCTCCCGACGGCCGCACCGCCGACGCCCACCTCGTCGTCGCCCCCGCACGCCTGCCGTCACCGCCCGGACGCACGTACGGACTCCTCGTCCAGCTCTACTCCCTCCTCTCCCGCCGCTCCTGGGGCATGGGCGACCTGGGCGACCTCGCCGAACTCACCGCCTGGGCGGGCCGTGCGCTGGGCGCCGGATTCGTGCAGGTCAACCCGTTGCACGCGGCCGTGCCCGGCGCCCCCACCGATCCCTCCCCGTACCGGCCCTCCTCCCGCCGGTTCCCCGACCCGGTGCATCTGCGGGTCGAGGACATCCCCGAGTTCGGCTACGTCGAGGACCGTGACCGGGTGCGTACGCTCCTGGAGGGCGCCGCGCGGCTGCGTGAATCCGTGCTGAGCAAGGGCGAGTTGATCGACCGCGACGCCGTGTGGGAGCTCAAGCGCGAGGCGCTGGAGCTGGTGCGCGAGGTGCCGCTCGGGCCCGGGCGGCGGGCCGCGTACGTCGACTTCCTCGCCGAGGAGGGCGAGGCGCTGGAGGACCACGCCACCTGGTGCGCGCTCGCCGAGGTGTACGGCTCCCGGTGGCAGCAGTGGCCGGAAGGCCTGCGCGATCCGCGTTCGCCCGAAACCGCCCGCGCCCGGGGCGAGTTGATGGACCGCGTCGACTTCCACAGCCGCCTCGCCTGGCTCACCGACGCCCAACTCGCCACCGCCCAGCGCTCCGCGCGCGACGCGGGCATGGCCGTGGGACTCGTGCACGACCTCGCGGTCGGGGTGCATCCGGACGGGGCCGACGCCTGGGCGCAGCAGGAGTACTTCGCCGCGGGCATGTCGGTCGGCGCGCCCCCGGACGCCTTCAATGCACGCGGCCAGGACTGGGGCCTGCCGCCCTGGAGACCCGACCGCCTGGCCGAGTCCGGCTACGCCCCCTACCGCCGCCTCCTGCGCGCCCTCTTCCGGTACGCGGGCGCCCTGCGCATCGACCACGTCATGGGCCTGTTCCGGCTCTGGTGGGTTCCACAGGGGCAGCCGCCCACGGAAGGGACGTACGTCCGTTACGACGCCGAGGCGATGCTCGCGGTACTGGCCCTGGAGGCCTCGCGCGCCGGGGCGCTGGTGATCGGCGAGGACCTCGGCACCGTCGAACCCGGTGTGCGCGAGACGCTGCACGAGCGCGGGGTGCTCGGCACCTCGGTGCTGTGGTTCGAACGCGACTGGGACGGCGACGGACTGCCCCTTCCCCCCGAACGCTGGCGCGCCGACTGCCTGGCCACCGCCACCACCCACGACCTCCCGTCCACCGCCGCCCGGCTCACCGGCGAACACGTTGAACTCCGCGACCGGCTGGGCCTGTTGACGGGCACCTTGGCGGAGGAGCGGGCCGCCGCGGCCGCCGAGACGGGGGAGTGGCTGGCGCTGCTCAACCGGCTCGGACTGCTGCAGGGCGCGACCGGCGGGCTGTCCGCGGTCTCGGAGGAGGCCGAGATCCAGGCCGTGCACCGGTTCCTGCTGCGCACTCCGGCCCGGATGATCGGCGTCTGGCTCCCGGACACGGTCGGCGACCGCCGCCCGCAGAACCTGCCCGGCACGTGGGACCAGTATCCGAACTGGCGGCTGCCCATCGCCGACGCGGAGGGCCGGCCGGTGACACTGGAGGAGTTGGCGGCCTCGCCCCGGCTGCACGCGTTGATCGACGTGCTGCGGGTGCGTGCGTGAGGCGGCGGGGGCGCGGGCGGGAGTCGCCGGGACCTCCGTACGGCACCCCCGGGCGCGCGGCCCACTCGGGCGTTCGCTACGTTGGCACCGTGGACAAGAAGAACGCCCTGCGCGCCGGCGCCCTGGCTGCCGGTACGACGCTGATGATGCTGCTCATGACGTCTCCCGCGCTCGCGCTGACCCGCGACGACGGTGACGACCCCGGCACGGGCCTGAGCGTGATCGACACGCTGGGTCTTTTCGTGCTGACGCCGCTCGTGCTGTTCGGGGTCATCGCGGGCCTCGTGATGGTCCTCGACAAGTCCGACAAGAACCTGGGCCAGAAGCAGAGCTAGCCGTAGGCGGGAAGCGGGGCTGGATCAGATCCGGTCCCAGCTCTCTCCGTCACGCGTTGGCGCCGGTTCCGGCGAGCAACTCCCTCAACAGGTCGGCCAGTTGGCCGGCCTGTTCCTCGTTCAGGGCGGACAGGGCTTCCGTCTGGACGGCGAGACCCGCCCCGACGGCCTGGTCGATCAGTGCGAGGCCCTCGTCCGTGAGCGTCACCTGGAGCCCGCGCCGGTCGTGCGGATCGGGTGAGCGGCGCAGCAGTCCCGCACGCTCCAGTTTGTCCAGGCGCCCGGTCATCCCGCCGGTGGTGAGCATGAGCGTCGCCGAGAGCTGCCGGGGAGAGAGCGTGTACGGGGCGTCCGAGCGGCGCAGGGTCGCCAGTACGTCGAACTCGCCACGCGCGATGCCGAAGCGCGCGTACGCCTTCTCCATGCGGTCGCCCATCGTGCGGGAGAGCCGGTAGATCCGCCCGAAGACCTCCATAGCGGCGGTGTCCAGGTCGGGCCGCACCGAGGCCCACTGCTCGATGATCGCGTCGACGGGGTCTTTGGGCGTGTTCATGGGGCGAGTATCCGTCGCGGACCGGTCGGTCGCAAGAAAGTAGCTTGGCGGAAAGTTGCTTAGTCAAAAGTAGATTTGTTGAAAGTGGCTTGCTGGAAAGTAGCTTAGGGCTAAGCTACTTTCATGACCGCGACCCGTCCCGCCCTCCCCGCCCTCCTCGTAGCCGTCACCGCGCTCGCCCCCATCTCCTGGGGCAGTACCTACGCCGTCACCACCGAGTTCCTGCCGGCCGACCGGCCGCTGTTCACCGGGCTGATGCGGGCGCTGCCCGCCGGACTGCTGCTCCTCGCGCTGGCCCGGGTGCTGCCGCGCGGCGTCTGGTGGGGGAAGGCGGCGGTGCTGGGCGCGCTGAACATCGGCGCGTTCTTCCCGCTGCTGTTCCTCTCCGCGTACCGGCTGCCGGGCGGTATGGCGGCGGTCGTCGGCTCGATCGGGCCGCTGT harbors:
- the malQ gene encoding 4-alpha-glucanotransferase, with product MAPGRPADPPSTPLSRLAGLHGVATSYSPSQDRTVASSDAAVVAVLAALGVDASTPEAIGAALASREAETRDRLLPPTVVCWGGRLPGELAGLPDGTRVRIDTEQGETRASAEQLPPGVHALHVAAPDGRTADAHLVVAPARLPSPPGRTYGLLVQLYSLLSRRSWGMGDLGDLAELTAWAGRALGAGFVQVNPLHAAVPGAPTDPSPYRPSSRRFPDPVHLRVEDIPEFGYVEDRDRVRTLLEGAARLRESVLSKGELIDRDAVWELKREALELVREVPLGPGRRAAYVDFLAEEGEALEDHATWCALAEVYGSRWQQWPEGLRDPRSPETARARGELMDRVDFHSRLAWLTDAQLATAQRSARDAGMAVGLVHDLAVGVHPDGADAWAQQEYFAAGMSVGAPPDAFNARGQDWGLPPWRPDRLAESGYAPYRRLLRALFRYAGALRIDHVMGLFRLWWVPQGQPPTEGTYVRYDAEAMLAVLALEASRAGALVIGEDLGTVEPGVRETLHERGVLGTSVLWFERDWDGDGLPLPPERWRADCLATATTHDLPSTAARLTGEHVELRDRLGLLTGTLAEERAAAAAETGEWLALLNRLGLLQGATGGLSAVSEEAEIQAVHRFLLRTPARMIGVWLPDTVGDRRPQNLPGTWDQYPNWRLPIADAEGRPVTLEELAASPRLHALIDVLRVRA
- a CDS encoding MarR family winged helix-turn-helix transcriptional regulator, with the protein product MNTPKDPVDAIIEQWASVRPDLDTAAMEVFGRIYRLSRTMGDRMEKAYARFGIARGEFDVLATLRRSDAPYTLSPRQLSATLMLTTGGMTGRLDKLERAGLLRRSPDPHDRRGLQVTLTDEGLALIDQAVGAGLAVQTEALSALNEEQAGQLADLLRELLAGTGANA